A genomic region of Candidatus Atribacteria bacterium contains the following coding sequences:
- the glmS gene encoding glutamine--fructose-6-phosphate transaminase (isomerizing): protein MCGIIGYIGSKEAVPILLNGLKKLEYRGYDSAGIAALKNNEIKIEKCKGRVAKLEKLLEKGAPKGNIGVGHTRWATHGKPNNINAHPHCGCNSEIVVVHNGIIENYLPLKEKLILEKHNFISETDTEILPHLIESNFSDNLTSAVKESIKEVEGSYAIGVISTRDPEKIVASRCGSPLIIGVGEGEMFLASDIAALLCYTNKVIFLEEKEIATITKDGVEIINAEGEILSKEIVYIDWDEEMIEKSGYKHFMLKEIFQETMVIRNNLEGRIDLSTNKLKLDYLTLPLDKIKEIEKISILACGSSYYTALVGKYIFEELTGIPVEVDYSSEFRYRKILLGKKDLTILISQSGETADTIAALRACRESGSHLLAITNVRGSTISREADSVIYIKAGPEIGVATTKAFLGQLMCLYILALYCAQARKTLDTLEINKIFTELIKIPQMVEIILLKDPEITKLSEEFYKFHHFLYLGRGINYPIALEGALKLKEISYIHAEGYPAGEMKHGPIALLDKTFPTVVIVPQDKVYAKMINNIKEVKARDTCVLAIATEGDKEIANSVDKVFYIPKTSDILYPILSVIPLQLFAYHIADILECDVDKPRNLAKSVTVE from the coding sequence ATGTGTGGAATAATTGGATATATCGGTTCAAAAGAAGCTGTACCTATTTTATTGAACGGATTAAAGAAATTAGAATATCGAGGATATGATTCTGCAGGCATCGCCGCATTAAAAAATAATGAAATAAAAATAGAAAAATGTAAAGGGAGAGTAGCTAAATTAGAAAAATTATTAGAGAAGGGAGCTCCAAAGGGTAATATTGGTGTTGGTCATACCAGGTGGGCTACCCATGGAAAACCCAATAATATAAACGCACACCCACATTGTGGATGTAACTCGGAAATAGTAGTAGTGCATAACGGTATTATAGAGAACTATTTACCCTTAAAGGAAAAATTAATTTTAGAAAAGCATAATTTCATCTCTGAAACAGATACTGAGATTCTACCCCATTTAATAGAAAGCAATTTTTCGGATAATTTAACTTCAGCCGTTAAGGAATCTATAAAAGAAGTAGAAGGATCTTACGCTATAGGAGTTATTTCCACTCGCGATCCAGAGAAAATTGTTGCATCACGCTGTGGGAGCCCTTTGATTATCGGAGTAGGAGAAGGAGAAATGTTTTTAGCTTCTGATATAGCCGCCTTACTTTGTTATACCAATAAAGTAATCTTTTTGGAAGAAAAAGAAATTGCTACTATAACTAAAGATGGAGTAGAGATAATCAACGCCGAGGGAGAAATATTATCAAAAGAGATTGTATATATTGATTGGGATGAAGAGATGATCGAAAAGAGCGGATACAAACATTTTATGTTAAAAGAAATATTTCAAGAAACTATGGTAATTCGTAATAACTTGGAAGGTAGGATTGATTTATCAACAAATAAACTGAAACTCGACTACCTGACTCTTCCCTTAGATAAAATCAAAGAAATTGAAAAAATATCTATTTTAGCTTGCGGGTCATCTTACTATACTGCTTTAGTAGGAAAATATATTTTTGAAGAATTAACCGGTATTCCGGTAGAAGTGGATTATAGTTCTGAATTTAGATATAGAAAAATATTACTGGGAAAAAAAGATTTGACTATTCTGATATCTCAATCAGGAGAGACTGCAGATACTATAGCTGCTTTGAGAGCTTGCCGGGAATCTGGTTCTCATCTATTGGCAATTACCAATGTGAGAGGGAGCACTATCAGCCGGGAAGCGGATAGTGTAATATATATTAAAGCGGGACCGGAAATAGGCGTGGCTACTACAAAAGCCTTTCTTGGCCAGTTAATGTGCCTTTATATTTTAGCTCTCTATTGTGCTCAAGCAAGGAAAACCCTTGATACGTTAGAGATTAATAAAATATTTACAGAATTAATAAAGATCCCTCAGATGGTCGAGATTATTTTACTTAAAGATCCGGAGATTACTAAATTAAGCGAAGAATTTTATAAATTTCACCATTTCCTTTATTTAGGGCGGGGAATTAATTACCCTATCGCTTTAGAGGGAGCTTTAAAGCTTAAGGAGATTTCTTATATCCACGCTGAAGGTTATCCGGCAGGAGAAATGAAACACGGTCCTATTGCTCTTTTGGATAAGACTTTTCCGACAGTTGTAATAGTACCCCAGGATAAAGTTTATGCCAAAATGATTAATAATATAAAAGAAGTTAAAGCTCGAGACACTTGCGTATTGGCTATTGCCACTGAAGGCGATAAAGAGATTGCGAATAGTGTTGATAAAGTATTTTATATTCCTAAAACTTCGGATATACTATATCCGATCTTATCGGTAATACCTTTACAATTATTTGCCTACCATATTGCTGATATACTGGAATGCGATGTAGATAAACCAAGGAATTTAGCTAAAAGCGTAACGGTGGAATAG
- the glnA gene encoding type I glutamate--ammonia ligase, giving the protein MKEITKEVILNKAKELNVKFIRLRFTDILGMPKNVEIPVRELKKALNGEIMFDGSSIQGFVRIEESDMVLKPDFSTFTVNPWEEDKDVARITCDVYNTDGSPFDGCPRINLKKVLKEVEEMGYTTNIGPEVEFFLFFLNEKREATTKTHDRGGYFDLLPVDLGEEARRDMVIALEKLEFEVEASHHEVAPGQHEIDFRYCDALTAADRIMTLKLTGKTIALKHNLHVTFMPKPITGIAGSGMHTHISLFKNGKNAFFDPKGKYELSKEALYFIGGLLKHAKGLTAITNPLVNSYKRLTPGYEAPVYIAWSERNRSPLIRIPAVRGESTRAELRNPDPSCNPYLAFAVILKAGIDGIKNRIDPGEPISQNIYTMSKEKKKSLGIESLPSTLKEALSELNKDEVIKSAFTDHILRNYIEAKREEWENYRIQVHQWELDRYLTIY; this is encoded by the coding sequence ATGAAAGAAATAACCAAAGAAGTGATTTTAAATAAGGCTAAAGAGTTAAATGTAAAATTTATTCGATTAAGATTTACCGATATTTTAGGAATGCCCAAGAATGTAGAAATTCCGGTAAGAGAATTGAAAAAAGCTCTCAATGGAGAAATTATGTTCGACGGCTCCTCCATCCAAGGTTTTGTACGAATTGAAGAATCAGACATGGTTTTAAAACCGGATTTTTCCACCTTTACAGTAAATCCTTGGGAAGAGGATAAAGATGTAGCCCGAATTACTTGTGATGTTTATAATACTGACGGATCACCTTTTGATGGTTGTCCCAGGATTAATTTAAAGAAAGTACTAAAAGAAGTGGAAGAAATGGGATATACCACTAATATTGGACCGGAAGTAGAATTCTTTCTATTTTTTTTGAATGAAAAAAGGGAAGCAACTACCAAGACTCATGATCGAGGGGGATACTTCGATCTTTTGCCTGTTGATTTAGGGGAAGAAGCGAGAAGAGATATGGTAATAGCCTTAGAAAAATTGGAATTTGAGGTTGAGGCCTCCCATCATGAAGTTGCTCCTGGTCAACATGAGATTGATTTCAGATATTGTGATGCTCTCACTGCAGCTGATAGAATAATGACTTTAAAGCTCACCGGCAAGACCATAGCTTTAAAACATAATTTACATGTTACATTTATGCCCAAACCTATAACCGGAATAGCTGGTTCGGGGATGCATACTCATATTTCATTATTCAAAAATGGAAAGAATGCTTTTTTTGACCCAAAGGGAAAATATGAATTAAGTAAGGAAGCCTTATATTTTATTGGTGGGCTATTGAAACATGCGAAAGGATTGACTGCGATTACCAATCCTTTGGTCAATTCTTATAAAAGACTAACTCCTGGTTACGAGGCACCGGTTTATATTGCCTGGTCAGAAAGAAATCGCAGTCCTTTAATAAGAATACCTGCTGTAAGAGGAGAAAGTACCCGAGCAGAATTGAGAAATCCCGATCCCTCCTGTAATCCTTATTTAGCTTTTGCAGTTATTCTAAAAGCGGGAATAGATGGAATTAAGAATCGGATTGACCCGGGAGAGCCGATAAGCCAAAATATTTATACTATGAGTAAAGAGAAGAAAAAATCTTTGGGTATTGAAAGTTTACCTTCTACGTTAAAAGAAGCCTTGTCAGAATTAAATAAGGATGAAGTAATAAAATCTGCTTTTACCGATCATATTTTGAGAAATTATATCGAAGCGAAAAGAGAAGAATGGGAAAACTATCGAATTCAAGTTCACCAGTGGGAACTGGATAGGTATCTAACCATTTATTAG